Proteins from a genomic interval of Flammeovirgaceae bacterium SG7u.111:
- a CDS encoding MotA/TolQ/ExbB proton channel family protein, whose amino-acid sequence MALLEIQQVIDTVSVAQEGLVSPEVPDSISVMDLVMKGGWTMAILGALLAVAVYALVERILTLKKAKADPEELLNKVSASVIKGDIEQAKKHCDTQNTPMARMLYTGLIHIGSSLKNIEASIENVGKLEIYRLEKNISVLGTISGAAPMIGFFGTVIGMIKAFISISQEEGSVSPKLLSAGIYEAMITTAGGLFVGILAYIAYNYLVRQVSDVIHRMEITSIEFIDLLQKPN is encoded by the coding sequence ATGGCATTGTTAGAAATCCAACAAGTAATAGATACGGTAAGTGTTGCCCAAGAAGGGCTTGTAAGTCCTGAGGTTCCCGATTCCATTTCAGTAATGGACTTGGTTATGAAAGGTGGCTGGACCATGGCTATCCTCGGAGCATTGCTGGCTGTAGCCGTCTACGCTCTGGTAGAAAGAATACTCACCTTAAAAAAAGCGAAAGCAGACCCTGAAGAACTGCTCAACAAGGTAAGTGCCTCTGTGATCAAAGGCGATATAGAACAAGCAAAAAAACATTGTGACACGCAAAACACCCCTATGGCGAGGATGCTGTACACGGGCTTGATCCATATTGGATCATCACTCAAAAATATTGAAGCCTCTATAGAAAACGTGGGTAAACTAGAAATCTACCGCCTCGAAAAAAACATCTCTGTTTTGGGTACTATTTCGGGAGCAGCACCTATGATCGGTTTCTTCGGGACTGTAATAGGTATGATCAAAGCGTTTATCTCTATTTCTCAAGAAGAAGGATCTGTTAGTCCAAAACTACTTTCAGCGGGTATCTACGAAGCCATGATCACCACTGCGGGCGGTCTATTTGTAGGTATCTTAGCCTATATCGCTTACAACTATTTGGTGAGACAAGTATCGGATGTAATTCACCGTATGGAGATAACCTCTATCGAATTCATCGATCTACTCCAAAAGCCTAACTAA
- a CDS encoding biopolymer transporter ExbD — MADFGSKNKVDPTFNMSSMTDMIFLLLVFFMLTSNFVTPSGLPISVPTSKASSKVMPKVNVGITKDLKYYVNEVEIPLDLLEEELKFQLAGQEQGSVVLSVDKDVPVQHLVTVAGICTKLKAKVSISTKPE, encoded by the coding sequence ATGGCAGATTTTGGATCAAAAAACAAGGTAGATCCTACCTTCAACATGTCTTCTATGACAGACATGATATTCTTGCTTCTTGTCTTTTTTATGCTTACCTCCAACTTTGTGACGCCTTCGGGCTTACCTATAAGTGTGCCTACTAGCAAAGCCTCGTCGAAGGTGATGCCGAAGGTAAATGTTGGTATAACAAAAGACCTGAAGTACTATGTGAACGAAGTAGAGATTCCATTGGATTTGTTGGAAGAAGAATTGAAGTTCCAACTTGCTGGCCAGGAACAAGGTTCTGTAGTTCTTTCAGTAGATAAAGACGTACCTGTGCAGCATTTGGTAACTGTAGCGGGAATATGTACAAAGCTGAAAGCCAAGGTATCTATCTCTACCAAACCAGAGTAA
- a CDS encoding folylpolyglutamate synthase/dihydrofolate synthase family protein gives MTYQETLDYMYSRLPMYQRVGGVAFKKNLDNILALCEHLGNPQHSFRSIHVAGTNGKGSCTHMLSAIFQASGYKTGLYTSPHLKSFTERVKVDGKEILEEQVVDFIESTRSIIEEISPSFFEITVAMAFDHFAKQEVDIAIIEVGLGGRLDSTNILSPLACLITNIGLDHTDMLGETLPEIAFEKAGIIKENTPVVIGEKHLETTPVFTEQARLKNAPITFAQDNISVERNIAGELAILVEGKFLLENITLDLLGEHQIHNLKGVVSLLQQQPIRQAFKLAPKNTKVALAQVCSLTGLKGRWQKLGGNPLTYCDTGHNEDGLKTIFKQLPNYQFEELHLVLGTVNDKKLEKILGLFPKEATYYFCKPNVPRGLDAEIFKEKAGEYGLKGQTYPSVMEALQAAKAKASVKDFIFVGGSTFVVAEIENL, from the coding sequence TTGACATACCAAGAAACATTAGATTATATGTATAGCCGCCTGCCCATGTACCAACGGGTGGGCGGTGTTGCTTTTAAGAAGAATCTAGATAATATTTTAGCCCTTTGCGAGCACTTGGGCAACCCTCAACATTCCTTCAGGTCCATTCATGTGGCGGGCACTAATGGAAAGGGCAGCTGTACGCATATGCTCAGCGCTATTTTCCAAGCTTCTGGCTACAAAACTGGGCTATATACTTCTCCACATCTCAAAAGCTTTACAGAGCGAGTAAAAGTAGATGGAAAAGAAATTCTTGAAGAGCAAGTGGTTGATTTCATTGAATCTACCCGATCTATTATAGAGGAAATATCTCCCTCCTTTTTCGAGATTACCGTGGCTATGGCTTTCGATCATTTTGCCAAACAAGAAGTTGACATTGCCATAATAGAAGTTGGCTTGGGCGGCAGGCTAGACTCTACAAATATCCTTTCCCCTCTTGCCTGCCTCATTACCAATATCGGGCTTGACCATACCGACATGCTCGGAGAAACGTTACCCGAAATCGCTTTTGAAAAAGCTGGGATAATAAAGGAAAACACTCCAGTGGTGATCGGAGAAAAGCATCTAGAAACCACCCCGGTTTTTACAGAACAAGCAAGGTTGAAAAATGCTCCCATCACTTTTGCCCAAGACAACATCTCTGTTGAAAGAAACATTGCAGGAGAACTAGCTATTCTTGTGGAAGGAAAGTTTTTACTGGAAAACATCACCCTAGACCTATTGGGAGAGCACCAGATTCACAACCTAAAAGGCGTTGTTTCCTTATTACAGCAGCAACCCATCAGACAAGCCTTCAAGTTAGCTCCAAAAAATACAAAAGTCGCACTTGCCCAAGTTTGCAGTCTCACGGGGCTAAAAGGCAGGTGGCAGAAACTTGGGGGAAATCCCCTGACTTATTGCGATACGGGGCACAATGAGGACGGATTAAAAACAATATTCAAGCAATTGCCCAACTACCAGTTTGAGGAATTGCACCTGGTACTGGGGACAGTGAACGATAAAAAACTGGAAAAAATTTTAGGACTTTTCCCCAAAGAGGCTACCTACTATTTTTGCAAGCCCAACGTACCCCGAGGACTCGATGCTGAAATATTTAAAGAAAAAGCTGGTGAGTACGGACTAAAAGGGCAAACCTACCCTTCCGTAATGGAAGCTTTGCAGGCGGCGAAGGCTAAAGCAAGTGTAAAGGATTTTATATTTGTAGGAGGAAGTACCTTCGTGGTAGCCGAAATCGAAAACCTTTAA
- a CDS encoding polysaccharide deacetylase family protein: MFIHKMGWFFQDVMYPSLTWRRETEEPTIFLTFDDGPIPELTPFILKTLEKYDAKATFFCVGDNIRKHPSILEQTLKAGHSIGNHTFNHLNGWNTTTNLYVENVFKCQEWMEKYMGNISDKLFRPPNGRISKAQIKALKSEFEIIMWEVLSGDYSSAISKEVCLQKSISHAKNGSIIVFHDNTKAKNNLYHTLPLFMEHFHQKGFQFKSLNLGN, encoded by the coding sequence ATGTTTATTCATAAAATGGGCTGGTTTTTTCAAGACGTAATGTACCCCTCCCTCACTTGGAGAAGGGAAACGGAAGAACCTACAATTTTCCTTACTTTTGACGATGGTCCTATTCCCGAACTCACACCTTTCATCTTGAAAACATTGGAAAAATATGATGCTAAAGCAACTTTTTTTTGCGTGGGAGATAATATCCGCAAGCACCCGAGCATCTTAGAGCAAACCTTAAAGGCAGGACATAGCATTGGTAACCACACCTTCAACCACCTTAACGGTTGGAATACAACTACAAATTTGTATGTTGAAAATGTGTTCAAATGCCAAGAATGGATGGAAAAATACATGGGGAACATTTCAGACAAACTCTTCCGTCCACCAAACGGGCGAATAAGCAAGGCACAGATAAAAGCACTTAAAAGCGAGTTTGAAATAATTATGTGGGAAGTGTTATCAGGCGATTATTCGAGTGCCATTAGCAAGGAAGTATGCCTACAAAAATCTATTTCTCATGCAAAAAACGGCTCCATCATCGTATTTCACGACAATACCAAAGCAAAGAACAACCTTTACCACACTCTTCCACTTTTTATGGAGCATTTCCACCAAAAAGGTTTTCAGTTCAAAAGTTTAAACCTAGGAAACTAA
- the mdh gene encoding malate dehydrogenase: protein MKITVVGAGNVGATCADVLAAREIGNKVILVDIKEGLAEGKALDIWQKAPINLYDTKTVGVTNDYSKTAGSDVVVITSGLPRKPGMSRDDLISTNANIVNSVTENIVKHSPDAIIIIVSNPLDVMTYVAHIKSGLPRTKVMGMAGILDTARYRAFLADAIGVSPKDIQAVLMGGHGDTMVPLPRYTTVGGIPVTELIDAETLDAIVERTKKGGGELVKLMGTSAWYAPGSAAAQMVEAIVKDQKRVFPVCVKLEGEYGIDGVYLGAPVILGKNGIEKVIELDLNDDEKALLEESKGHVKAVMDVFDAM, encoded by the coding sequence ATGAAAATCACTGTAGTAGGTGCCGGAAATGTTGGTGCCACCTGTGCTGATGTGTTGGCCGCTAGGGAAATTGGCAACAAAGTAATTCTTGTTGACATCAAAGAAGGTCTTGCAGAAGGTAAAGCGCTTGATATCTGGCAAAAAGCTCCAATTAACCTTTACGATACTAAAACTGTTGGTGTAACCAATGACTATTCTAAAACCGCTGGTTCAGATGTAGTTGTTATCACTTCAGGTCTTCCTCGTAAACCAGGCATGAGCCGTGACGACCTTATTAGCACCAACGCTAACATTGTCAACTCTGTTACTGAAAATATTGTTAAGCACTCTCCTGACGCTATCATCATCATCGTGTCTAACCCGCTTGACGTAATGACATATGTTGCGCACATCAAATCTGGTCTTCCTAGAACTAAAGTGATGGGTATGGCTGGTATCCTTGATACTGCTCGTTACCGTGCTTTCTTGGCAGATGCTATTGGTGTATCTCCAAAAGACATCCAAGCTGTATTGATGGGCGGTCATGGTGACACTATGGTGCCACTTCCTCGCTACACTACTGTAGGAGGTATCCCTGTTACTGAACTTATCGATGCTGAAACGCTTGATGCAATTGTTGAAAGAACGAAGAAAGGTGGTGGTGAGTTAGTAAAACTAATGGGTACTTCAGCTTGGTATGCTCCAGGTTCTGCTGCGGCCCAGATGGTTGAAGCTATCGTAAAAGACCAAAAAAGGGTATTCCCAGTTTGCGTTAAGCTTGAAGGTGAGTACGGAATTGACGGTGTGTACTTAGGTGCTCCAGTTATTCTTGGTAAAAACGGTATCGAAAAAGTGATTGAGCTTGATCTTAACGATGATGAAAAAGCGTTGCTTGAAGAATCTAAAGGTCACGTTAAAGCCGTAATGGACGTATTTGACGCTATGTAA
- a CDS encoding TolC family protein, with translation MISLKKTFLLFSFALLCYASHAQEKWDLQKCIDYAISNNLDLRLSELSIERNEATLQQSKHARYPDLNGFANQNYNWGRSFDVYTNDAVTARVRSNNFGLNSSVTLFNGFSIANTIKRDEMTLKASKADLKDSEYNLIMNIATFYLQIIFNLENLDIAQRQLENSNEQITRTEKLVNAGVLPESNLLDLLSQRATDDLQVVNAENTLALSILNLKQLLQLPASEEFEIEIPELPDPEEAPIIMESEDIFKISESILPVVESADLNIEASELSIEIAKSNYYPTLTLSGGINTFYSSAQQFRQQVIPGSFTESSLGYFYNDNGTTSPVYTVQPQFERIPFGFQDQLSESLRQSLGFTLRIPIYNKNQIKTGVSIAQINREQARVSAQRVRNQLRQDIETARQNVLAASKTYNSNSKRVEALRETYRVTNQRFSVGAVNSTELTIARNNLVNAESDMLRSKYDFIFRSKLLDFLMGKPITFDGN, from the coding sequence ATGATCAGCTTAAAAAAAACATTCTTACTTTTTTCCTTTGCCCTACTTTGCTATGCAAGCCACGCTCAAGAAAAATGGGACTTGCAAAAATGTATTGATTATGCCATTTCCAACAATCTCGATCTTAGGCTAAGCGAGCTTTCAATTGAGCGAAATGAGGCTACCCTGCAGCAATCGAAGCATGCACGCTATCCAGACCTAAACGGATTTGCCAACCAAAACTACAACTGGGGGCGATCTTTTGATGTGTACACCAACGATGCGGTTACCGCACGTGTACGCTCCAACAACTTTGGGCTGAACAGTAGCGTAACTCTTTTCAATGGATTTAGTATTGCCAATACTATTAAGAGAGATGAAATGACCTTGAAGGCTAGCAAAGCCGACCTCAAGGATTCAGAGTATAACCTCATCATGAATATTGCGACCTTTTACTTGCAAATCATCTTCAACCTCGAGAACCTAGACATAGCCCAACGCCAGCTCGAAAACTCCAATGAGCAAATTACCCGTACCGAAAAGCTTGTAAATGCAGGGGTGTTGCCCGAATCAAACTTGCTCGATCTTCTTTCCCAAAGAGCGACGGACGACTTGCAAGTTGTGAATGCAGAAAACACATTAGCACTATCAATATTGAACCTAAAGCAACTCTTGCAGCTTCCGGCAAGCGAAGAGTTCGAAATTGAAATCCCTGAGCTCCCCGATCCTGAAGAAGCACCAATCATCATGGAATCGGAAGATATTTTCAAAATATCTGAAAGCATCCTTCCCGTAGTAGAAAGTGCCGACCTCAACATTGAAGCATCGGAACTCAGTATTGAAATAGCAAAATCGAACTACTACCCTACCCTTACGCTCAGCGGGGGAATTAACACTTTCTACTCTAGTGCCCAACAGTTTAGGCAACAAGTGATCCCCGGTAGCTTTACCGAGAGTTCTCTTGGGTATTTTTATAATGACAATGGAACTACTTCTCCTGTTTACACCGTTCAGCCCCAGTTCGAACGAATCCCTTTTGGGTTTCAAGACCAGCTTTCCGAAAGTTTGAGGCAATCACTCGGTTTCACGTTGAGGATACCTATTTACAACAAAAACCAAATTAAAACAGGTGTGAGCATCGCCCAAATAAACAGAGAGCAAGCAAGGGTAAGTGCCCAGCGAGTTAGAAACCAGCTAAGGCAAGATATTGAAACAGCTCGACAAAATGTATTGGCAGCAAGCAAAACCTATAACTCTAACAGTAAGAGAGTAGAAGCCCTTCGAGAGACTTATAGAGTTACCAACCAACGCTTTTCGGTAGGAGCTGTAAACTCAACCGAGCTTACCATTGCCAGAAACAATTTGGTAAATGCGGAGTCGGACATGCTTCGCTCAAAATATGATTTTATTTTCCGTTCCAAACTATTGGACTTCCTTATGGGAAAGCCAATCACATTTGATGGAAATTAA
- a CDS encoding DUF6304 family protein: MIEYAAKYKDKFGEEKTKVYSDGTTMHLVLRGIKFEGSDFEMLEGKVDDKKFEYEKYQESCLGDLTNFELEIDFPIIIIWNNDPVIGNLNASIVTGKESNVFLELKTKFGKFQNTKNCGWFEDALVEIQKMLPQKAQIKTCLSCKYSSYHPVGSGMFGGLSCFKNLRLEADNICNKDDLMILWEKGCREKTIFNVQEVFDCSEHQFITKNDWTYKDWT; encoded by the coding sequence ATGATAGAATACGCTGCAAAATATAAAGACAAGTTTGGTGAGGAAAAAACAAAGGTTTATTCAGACGGGACAACTATGCACTTAGTGTTGAGAGGTATTAAATTTGAGGGGAGCGATTTCGAGATGCTAGAGGGTAAAGTTGACGACAAAAAATTTGAATATGAAAAATATCAAGAGAGTTGTTTAGGTGACTTAACTAATTTTGAATTAGAAATAGACTTTCCAATTATTATTATTTGGAATAATGATCCTGTTATAGGAAATCTCAATGCATCTATAGTTACTGGAAAAGAAAGTAATGTGTTTTTGGAATTGAAGACTAAATTCGGAAAATTCCAAAACACAAAGAACTGCGGTTGGTTTGAAGATGCTCTTGTTGAAATTCAAAAGATGCTTCCCCAAAAAGCTCAAATCAAAACTTGCTTAAGTTGTAAATATTCTAGTTACCACCCTGTAGGTAGTGGAATGTTTGGCGGATTGAGTTGCTTTAAAAATTTGAGACTTGAAGCCGATAATATTTGTAATAAAGATGATTTAATGATTCTGTGGGAAAAAGGATGTAGAGAAAAGACAATATTTAATGTACAGGAAGTTTTTGATTGTTCCGAGCATCAATTTATAACCAAAAATGATTGGACATATAAAGATTGGACCTAA